Proteins from a genomic interval of Apteryx mantelli isolate bAptMan1 chromosome 5, bAptMan1.hap1, whole genome shotgun sequence:
- the CYP26B1 gene encoding cytochrome P450 26B1, with the protein MLFESFDLVSALATLAACLVSLTLLLAVSQQLWQLRWAATRDKTCKLPIPKGSMGFPLIGETFHWLLQGSCFQSSRREKYGNVFKTHLLGRPLVRVTGAENVRKILMGEHHLVSTEWPRSTRMLLGPNTVANSIGDIHRHKRKVFSKIFSHEALESYLPKIQLVIKDTLRAWSSNPESINVYHETQKLTFRMAIRVLLGFRIPDEELNRLFEVYQQFVENVFSLPVDLPFSGYRRGIRARETLQKGLEKAIQEKLQNTQGKDYADALDILIESGKEHGKELTMQELKDGTLELIFAAYATTASASTSLIMQLLKHPRVLEKLREELRSKGILHNGCICEGSLRLDNINSLYYLDCVIKEVLRLFTPISGGYRTVLQTFELDGFQIPKGWSVMYSIRDTHDTAPVFKDVDVFDPDRFGQGRTEDKDGRFHYLPFGGGVRTCLGKHLAKLFLKALAIELASTSRFELATRTFPKITLVPVVHPVDGLKVKFFGLDSNQNEILTETDAMLGATV; encoded by the exons ATGCTTTTTGAAAGTTTTGATCTCGTCTCGGCACTGGCTACCCTCGCGGCGTGCTTGGTGTCACTGACTTTGCTGCTGGCCGTATCCCAACAGCTGTGGCAGCTCCGCTGGGCTGCCACCCGCGACAAAACCTGCAAGCTACCAATCCCTAAAGGCTCTATGGGATTCCCTTTAATCGGCGAAACCTTCCACTGGCTCCTGCAG GGCTCCTGCTTCCAGTCGTCGCGGCGCGAGAAGTACGGGAACGTGTTCAAGACGCACTTGCTGGGGCGGCCGCTGGTGCGGGTGACGGGCGCGGAGAACGTGCGCAAGATCCTCATGGGCGAGCACCACCTGGTGAGCACCGAGTGGCCGCGCAGCACCCGGATGCTGCTGGGGCCCAACACCGTCGCCAACTCCATCGGCGACATCCACCGGCACAAGAGGAAG GTGTTCTCCAAAATCTTCAGCCATGAGGCCCTGGAGAGCTATCTGCCCAAGATCCAGCTGGTGATCAAAGACACCCTCCGGGCCTGGAGCAGCAACCCGGAGTCCATCAACGTCTACCACGAGACCCAGAAGCTCACCTTCCGCATGGCCATCCGCGTCCTGCTGGGTTTCCGCATCCCCGATGAGGAGCTCAACCGGCTCTTCGAGGTCTACCAGCAGTTCGTGGAGAATGTCTTCTCCTTGCCTGTGGATCTGCCCTTCAGCGGCTACAGGAGG GGGATCCGAGCGCGAGAGACGCTGCAGAAGGGGCTGGAGAAAGCCATCCAGGAGAAACTGCAGAACACGCAGGGCAAGGACTATGCCGATGCTCTGGATATCCTGATAGAGAGCGGCAAAGAGCACGGCAAGGAGCTCACCATGCAGGAGCTGAAG GACGGCACCCTGGAGCTCATCTTTGCTGCCTACGCGACGACAGCCAGCGCCAGCACCTCTCTGATcatgcagctcctcaaacaccccCGGGTCCTGGAGAAGCTGCGGGAGGAGCTGCGGAGCAAAGGCATCCTCCACAACGGCTGCATCTGCGAGGGCTCCCTCCGGCTGGACAACATCAACAGCCTCTACTACCTGGACTGCGTCATCAAGGAGGTGCTTCGCCTCTTCACTCCCATCTCTGGGGGCTACAGGACGGTTCTGCAGACCTTTGAGCTGGAT GGTTTTCAGATCCCCAAAGGCTGGAGCGTCATGTACAGCATCCGGGACACCCACGACACGGCGCCCGTATTCAAGGACGTGGACGTCTTTGACCCCGACCGCTTCGGGCAGGGCCGAACCGAAGACAAGGACGGCAGGTTCCATTACCTCCCCTTCGGAGGAGGAGTACGGACCTGTCTCGGGAAGCATCTGGCCAAGCTTTTCCTCAAGGCGTTGGCCATCgagctggccagcaccagccGCTTCGAGCTCGCCACCAGGACTTTCCCCAAAATCACGCTGGTGCCCGTGGTCCATCCAGTCGACGGACTCAAGGTCAAATTCTTCGGACTGGATTCCAACCAGAACGAGATCCTGACGGAGACAGATGCTATGTTGGGGGCGACAGTGTAG